The following DNA comes from Pseudomonas triticicola.
ACCCAGTCCACCGCGCCGCTGGGCAAGATCCGTGTCGGCGTCACCGAAGGCCTTGGCATCAAATTCCTCGCCAGTCGCATGATCGGTCTGTTCGAGCGCTACCCCGGGCTGGAAGTGGAACTGGTTGCCGTACCGCGCTTTGTCAGCATCCTCAACCGCGAAGCGGAAATCAGCATCCACCTCGAACGGCCATCCGCCGACATGCTGGTCACGCGCAAACTCACCGACTATCGACTCGCGTTGTATGCCAGCCAAACCTACCTCGACAACGCACCGCCGCTGCACAGCCGTGAAGACCTGGGCCGGCATGCGTGGATCGGTTACGTTGACGACCTGCTGTTCAGTCAGGAACTGATGTTCCTCAACAGCTTCTGCCGCAGCCCGCGCGTGGTGTTTCACAGCACCAGCGTCATTGCCCAACAGGAAGCGGCGCGCTCGGGGTTGGGCATCGCCGTGCTGCCGTGTTA
Coding sequences within:
- a CDS encoding LysR family transcriptional regulator translates to MFDWNDLRFFLELQRSGRLLTAARRLNTTHATVARHIESIEKSLGTALFVQHAQGYEMTPAGEALLKHAEAMENVALLAQEEITQSTAPLGKIRVGVTEGLGIKFLASRMIGLFERYPGLEVELVAVPRFVSILNREAEISIHLERPSADMLVTRKLTDYRLALYASQTYLDNAPPLHSREDLGRHAWIGYVDDLLFSQELMFLNSFCRSPRVVFHSTSVIAQQEAARSGLGIAVLPCYMAASDPDLVVLLPDESIERSYWISTRRELHKSVRLRVVWDYVVGLCEAEQGLLRG